Part of the Pseudanabaena sp. BC1403 genome, GTTTAGACTCTAGTGATCAGATGGATGGTTCGGATGCAGATTCATCTAAGGCTAATATATTGGCGCAAAGTTTCCAAAAGATTTTTGAAAACATCAACCAATTTGACATCAAAAATAAAGTTGACAAGATGGGGATTGATGCATTCATCAATCAATGTGCAACTTTAGCTGCTACAACGGGTGCGGCAAGTGGTTTCGGAGGATTTACAACATCGATTGTTGGAGTTCCCTTTGATCTGATGAACAATGTTCTTCAGCTATTTCGAGTGACATTAGGGGTCATATACCATAAGAAAGGAGTGTATAAAGTTTCTTTTCTTGAATTAATCAAGATTATAGGCACAGCAATAGGTGTAGAAGTCGGTACATTCTTGACAAGAGTAATCCTCCTAGCGATCGCCAAGAGCATTCTTCTTCGTATGTCCGCTTCCTTAGCTGGAAAATCAGTTCCTTTCCTAGGAGCCGCTATTGGTGGGTTTGCGAACTACCAATATATCCGCGATATGGGTGAGTCGGTCAAACGCATTGATATGACCACCAAAACCTTTCAGGATGAGGGATTAACGAATGGTAAAGGATAGTAAAGCTGGTGGCTGTTAAGCGCAGTAATTTCCATTTAGTCCATAATCCTCAGTAAATAAAGGTCTACCAATATGTCTCACTATGAAAATAGAAAAGCGTCTCCACAATGGTTAGGTTTTCATCGGGATGGATTAATTGCAGTATTTCTCCTTGATTGCCTGTGGATGTTAATCGAAACAGGAGCAGCCATTTCAATTGTTGGAATTCCAGCAATTCCAGTGATTGTTTTTGTTCTCTTTGGATTGAGTGCTTATATCGTTTTTTCTAAGCAGCGGATTTTAGGAGATCGACCTGCTCCAGCCTTAGTTAAAGCCGTATTTTTAGGTGCAGTTGTAGCGGTGCCATTTCCAGTTTTTTACACCATGCTGCTGGTAGTCATTTCAATACTGCACCGATTACTACCAAAAGCTAGCAACACCGCAGCAAAAGTTGGTAGCGCAACAACGGTATCCCTTTTTAAGGATGAAAGATTTGGTAGATTTGCCAATGATTTTAAGGAGATTGAAGACATTTTAGCGGAGGCTGTAGGAAAAGTTGATCAATCACAAGTGAGGAAGGAGGTCTATAAAAATATCGACTTTCTCAATCGCAAAGGAATGATGTCACAAGATTTATACGATTCATTGTATGAAATTAGACAAATCAGGAATAATCTGACTCACGAAGAGCTAGTCATGCCAGACTCGGTTCAATTTGACTTACTCAAAAAATGTAAGCAAAAAGTCATAACGACGTTTAAACAGTAGCCCACTTTGCAGTGATAGTGAAAATGCGATCGCCGATCTTGTAGCGTGCATTAATGAGATATAACTCACATTTTGATGTTTATTGTGAATGCGTTACGCTTCGCTAACACATGCTAAAGCTGGGTCATCGCTTCAGCAAAATCAGTTTGGAGCGATCGCCAACAAAGCATCTAAATCGATCGCCACAAAAAAAATTACCAATCACCTGTAGGGGTAGAGCTTTTGCGCCAGTATTTCATGCTTTCTACCCATCACCTCGAAACGCAAAAGCTCTACCCTCTTCGCTTTCACCGATAAATTGTCCCTGCGTTGCGAGTTTAGGGCAAAGCATTCCCAAAATTAAAACAACCTCAAAATTTATGAATTGCTTCGGGAATGCTCTGCCCCTACAAGTTTGTTGTTGTAAATCGTTAATTGTTATGAATAAATCATGACAATTGACGATTTTTTGATAAATAGCCAGAAATATTACAGAGTCAAGGATTGAGAATTAGTTTCAATCAACTTGGCTAGATCTTGCAAGAACTGCGCCGCATGAGCGCCATAGATCACACGGTGATCGGCAGTGAGATTGACTTGCATTTGACTAGCAACCTTGATTGCACCATCCTTAGTTGCCACAACTTGAGGACGAGAACCACCGATCGCTAAAATTGCACCAGTTCCAGGGGGCAAAATTGCATCGAAGCGATCAACTCCAAACATACCCAAGTTGGAAATGGTGAATGTGCCAGAGTTATATTCATCGGGTTGCAATTGCTTCGCACGGGCGCGATCGACTAGTCCTTTCCAATCACGAGAGAGACTGTAGAGGTCGGTTTGATCTGCATTTTTTAATACAGGCGTAATCAGACCACCGTCATCCATTGCTACAGCAACGGCAACATTGATATTGCTCTTATACTCGATACCGCGATCGCTAAGACTTGCATTCACCAAAGGATGCTTTTGCAAAGTTACGGCAACTGCCTTCGCCAAAAGTGCGGTCATGGTCACGCCCTTAGACTTAACTTGCTTGTAGAGAGCATCTAGAGCATCAGTAGTAATCGTGTAGCCCACACGGAATGTAGGTACAGAAAGACTCTGATTCATATTGTTGATTACTGCCTTTTGTAAGGTAGTAAGTGATTGTGCTGTTCCTAATGCTGGTGCGGGGGCTGATGGTTTTGCAGCAGGTGAAGCAGTTACCGATGGTGCAGGTGTGGCAACCTTTGTTGCGGGAGCCGCCACAGGTTGTAAAAATGCTTCGACATCAGCAGCAGTGACTCGCCCATTTGGGCCAGTTCCTGAAATTTTAGCTAGGTCAATCCCATTATCCTTAGCAATGCGCTTAGCTCTTGGGGATACGATTTGACGGTCTGATGCTGCTGTTGGTGCAGATTTGCGTGGTGAGGAGACGACGACATCAGGGATGGAAGCAACCGAGGCTGCTGTGGGGGTAGAAACTAATTTGGCGGGAGGCTCTTCAGATAGTTTGGGTGCTGCCGATCCGTTTTGTGACGATGATTTACCAGCCGCTTTCAACTTAGCTTCTTCGATTTCTTCTTTGGTCTCAGCGACATAGGCGATCGCGGAGCCGACGGGTGCAGATTCTCCTGCGGGGGTAATGATTACACCGAGATAACCTTCGTAGAAGGTTTCGACATCCATATCAGCTTTGTCAGACTCTACAATCACGACAGTTTCGCCTTTTTCCACTTTGTCGCCAGGCGATTTCACCCAAGAGGTGATTTTTCCTTCGGTCATAGTGGAGCTAAGCGCGGGCATGAAAATTTCGTAAATCATAGGGAATTTTTAAAAATCTATTGCACAACTAACAAAGTCAACGGCTGTCAACGGCTGGGTCGCTAAGCCATCATAAATCTTAACTTGTTTTTGCGATCGCTTACAGCAATTCTCATTAAAACCCAAAGAGTGTGAAGCGGCGCTTCGCGCCGCCTCACACTCTTTGAGTTTTAACTAAAAGGCGGCGCGGCTAACCTATTCGTTCATTTCTCGATAAATTGTGGCGGTGGCAGGTGAAGCTTGCGTTAGGTATTGGAAAATCCAGAATTTGAAAAGTCCATCCAAAAACACAGGAACTGTAGAGATAAAAGATTGCGCCAAAATTTTATTTTCAGGTAGTCCAAAATGACTAAATAAAACTGTGAGCAAAGCATCCCATCCTTCACTAGAGTGAAATCCTACAAAGGTATCGGTTGCAATGATAATCAGGAAAGCTTTGGCATTGTCATTCAGACTATAAAGAACTTCATCTAGAAATTCTTTAATAGTTTCTAATTCTTTGCGTCCTGAAAGTAGAAAAAGGTAAAAGACAAAAGCAGCAGTAATATCGGATAGTAAGTTCTTAACACCATCAAGGCTTTCAGTGTTGAACTTTTTTAAAATTTTAACTGATTCTTCCTGTATCAATTTCTCAAGTTCTTCTGATTGCTCTGAAGCTGTCTTTTTAAGAGTGTTAGAAGGTTCATCAGGTTTTTCTGAGACTGTCTGTTTCGGAGTGTTAGAAGGTTCTTCAGGTTTTTCTGAAGCTGTCTTTTTAGTAGTAGCTTCTTGTTTCTCTTGCGATTGCTCCAGCACAATTGTTTTAATCATGAAATCAAATTCAATCCGCTCTTTGGCTAATCGCAACGCATTAAAAGCTTTTTCCTCGATCGCTGGACTAAACTTGACAGTCATATTATTTGTGTCAATAAAACTGTTAATCATCGGATTGAAAATCAGTGCTTTC contains:
- a CDS encoding dihydrolipoamide acetyltransferase family protein, which encodes MIYEIFMPALSSTMTEGKITSWVKSPGDKVEKGETVVIVESDKADMDVETFYEGYLGVIITPAGESAPVGSAIAYVAETKEEIEEAKLKAAGKSSSQNGSAAPKLSEEPPAKLVSTPTAASVASIPDVVVSSPRKSAPTAASDRQIVSPRAKRIAKDNGIDLAKISGTGPNGRVTAADVEAFLQPVAAPATKVATPAPSVTASPAAKPSAPAPALGTAQSLTTLQKAVINNMNQSLSVPTFRVGYTITTDALDALYKQVKSKGVTMTALLAKAVAVTLQKHPLVNASLSDRGIEYKSNINVAVAVAMDDGGLITPVLKNADQTDLYSLSRDWKGLVDRARAKQLQPDEYNSGTFTISNLGMFGVDRFDAILPPGTGAILAIGGSRPQVVATKDGAIKVASQMQVNLTADHRVIYGAHAAQFLQDLAKLIETNSQSLTL